A segment of the Pyrococcus kukulkanii genome:
GGTTAACATCTCCCTCCACTCTTCCTCAGAGTTGCACCCTCCCCTGTTTCTAGCGTGGGCATGGGCAAAATCTATCGCGGGCAGAACCATATCAACTTCCTGACTCAGTTTTATTAGCTCTTTAAGATTTCCAAATTGTGTGGGCTTACCCGTTAGCTCCGGCCTTATCCAAACCTTTATTCCCCTTGATTTTAGCTCCTCAACTATATCTTCCAGCGCGGATTTTATGTTGTTATAGACCTGCTCTGGAGGTTGCTTTAAATAATAACCCGCGTGGAAAACTAAGCTCCATCCCCCAGCCTCATAAAGCCTCTCGGCGCTCTGAATTATTCTCCTTTTGCTCGCCTCGACTTTCTCTTTCTCCCTAGCGTTGAGGTTTATGTAATAGGGAGCGTGGGCAGTTAAAACAATGTCATTCTTTTTAGCAATGTACCTAATCTTCTTCGCAAGTTCGGGCTTTATGTTGATTCCTCTCACGAATTCAAGCTCCATGGCATCCAACCCCAACTGCCTAACCTGCTCAATTCCAGCGATCGTTGAGGGTTTTGGAGTTGACAATGGTATTCCAGCGGTTCCGAATCTCAACCTGTCGATTTTGAACATTACACATCCCCTAAAAGTTAGGTTCGTCTAAAATTTAAAGATTTAGAGCACAATTTTTAAATCAATTAGGTGGTAAATAACCTGGGGAGGGCA
Coding sequences within it:
- a CDS encoding deoxyribonuclease IV — encoded protein: MFKIDRLRFGTAGIPLSTPKPSTIAGIEQVRQLGLDAMELEFVRGINIKPELAKKIRYIAKKNDIVLTAHAPYYINLNAREKEKVEASKRRIIQSAERLYEAGGWSLVFHAGYYLKQPPEQVYNNIKSALEDIVEELKSRGIKVWIRPELTGKPTQFGNLKELIKLSQEVDMVLPAIDFAHAHARNRGGCNSEEEWREMLTLIENELGKEALRNMHIHISGIEYGEKGEKRHLNLRESDLRWEDLLRILKEFNVRGVVISESPNIEGDAILMKKKWEELKV